In Triticum aestivum cultivar Chinese Spring chromosome 5B, IWGSC CS RefSeq v2.1, whole genome shotgun sequence, the following proteins share a genomic window:
- the LOC123116031 gene encoding programmed cell death protein 7-like isoform X1, whose translation MAPPRRTLPPPHRPSPRPLLPHHSHRFAAAPAHGIQGHRHRRPRGLRSPRRLRTEPLPRLRSGGLPLRAPRLPPRPPASRTARVASQGDPPTPPRHRPGHPPPRAPPAATARHGARRPALAQLQALRRLRASLPRAPEQALLRGRLHLHRRRAPPRLGRVRRRRLVPLARAPADHGGGGQLRPLVVRVALRARRREALLAYLQLRPRALAGPFHTALLLPAGAEGDAQLRQVPRRGDAGRRAAVHRDRGGPAAAGLGAWGDQVERRWVVSGEGDESYQDVRLGAGPAQGQVPQDLQCLAQRHGRGAYRQVVHQNHGVWALLLTSGHGQDRAPAHQTWQGVRPPDVRLLPRVAACLPRSRELTFWFLTSEMWNQRSFCLKSAHILSTLAL comes from the exons ATGGCGCCGCCTCGCCGCACGCTGCCTCCCCCGCACCGCCCCTCTCCTCGGCCACTTCTTCCACACCACAGCCACCGGTTTGCCGCCGCTCCTGCACACGGCATCCAAGGACACCGTCATCGACGCCCCCGCGGTCTTCGCTCCCCTCGACGCCTCCGCACCGAACCTCTCCCTCGACTTCGCTCCGGAGGCCTCCCGCTTCGTGCTCCACGACTGCCACCAAGGCCTCCTGCTTCTCGAACCGCTCGCGTCGCTTCCCAAGGGGATCCTCCCACGCCTCCTCGTCATCGACCCGGCCACCCGCCGCCGCGTGCTCCTCCCGCCGCCACCGCGCGACACGGTGCCCGACGACCAGCGCTGGCGCAGCTGCAGGCACTACGTCGGCTCCGGGCTTCTCTCCCGCGCGCACCAGAGCAAGCTCTGCTTCGAGGTCGTCTGCATCTCCATCGACGGCGGGCACCCCCGCGCCTGGGTCGCGTCCGTCGACGACGGCTAGTGCCGCTGGCGCGCGCTCCCGCGGACCACGGAGGTGGAGGTCAGCTTCGACCCCTGGTGGTTCGAGTCGCGCTGCGTGCACGCCGCCGGGAAGCTCTACTGGCATATCTGCAACTCCGGCCGCGTGCTCTCGCTGGACCCTTCCACACTGCACTTCTCTTACCTGCTGGCGCCGAAGGAGATGCCCAGCTTCGGCAAGTTCCGCGTCGGGGAGACGCCGGACGACGGGCGGCTGTGCATCGCGACCGTGGAGGACCAGCTGCTGCGGGTCTGGGTGCGTGGGGAGACCAGGTGGAGCGACGATGGGTGGTATCTGGAGAGGGAGATGAATCTTACCAAGATGTACGACTCGGTGCCGGGCCTGCCCAAGGACAAGTGCCTCAGGATCTTCAGTGTTTGGCTCAGCGACATGGACGCGGGGCGTACCGGCAAGTTGTTCATCAGAACCATGGGGTATGGGCGCTACTCCTTACATCTGGACACGGCCAAGATCGAGCGCCTGCACACCAAACATGGCAAGGAGTACGGCCACCCGATGTGCGCCTACTTCCACGCGTGGCCGCCTGCCTTCCTCGCTCCAGAGAACTGACTTTCTG GTTCCTGACTTCCGAGATGTGGAATCAGCGCAGTTTTTGTTTGAAGTCAGCTCACATCCTATCAACTCTGGCTCTCTGA
- the LOC123116030 gene encoding uncharacterized protein, protein MGRDRDFSEEVKLKCWDKADLIMGRDPARWRYDRIGTPVMKDFHGKNGLCGWQYDHDTPVSRGGTSELSNCQVMQTMANKSKSSRVHLPDRLAQSASNIQLNQEQRDMIEMAYYGNVHDETGTPICRCITKHQEAVGSIRDHIPACEVKEPMCPPCPKEKTRSQICCGDKQENFRRTVKNDDK, encoded by the exons ATGGGACGTGATCGTGACTTCAGTGAGGAAGTGAAGCTCAAATGCTGGGATAAGGCAGATTTAATCATGGGGCGCGATCCAGCAAGGTGGCGCTATGACAGGATCGGCACCCCTGTGATGAAGGACTTCCATGGCAAGAATGGTTTATGTGGTTGGCAGTATGACCACGATACGCCAGTCTCAAGGGGAGGCACGTCGGAGCTGAGCAATTGCCAAGTCATGCAGACTATGGCCAACAAAAGCAAGTCCAGCCGGGTTCATTTACCTGATAGGCTTGCTCAATCAGCCTCCAACATCCAGCTGAACC AGGAGCAACGAGACATGATCGAGATGGCCTACTATGGCAACGTCCATGATGAAACCGGCACACCAATATGCAGATGCATTACCAAGCATCAGGAAGCTGTGGGTTCAATCAGAGATCACATCCCGGCGTGCGAGGTTAAGGAACCAATGTGCCCGCCTTGTCCCAAAGAAAAGACACGGAGCCAAATTTGCTGTGGAGACAAGCAAGAGAATTTCAGGAGAACAGTGAAGAACGATGACAAGTGA
- the LOC123116031 gene encoding uncharacterized protein isoform X2 — protein MAMAGPSTTLPPPSPEKAVDVLPVDSLLNILRRLSLADLLRAALACHRWRRLAARCLPRTAPLLGHFFHTTATGLPPLLHTASKDTVIDAPAVFAPLDASAPNLSLDFAPEASRFVLHDCHQGLLLLEPLASLPKGILPRLLVIDPATRRRVLLPPPPRDTVPDDQRWRSCRHYVGSGLLSRAHQSKLCFEVVCISIDGGHPRAWVASVDDG, from the coding sequence ATGGCGATGGCCGGACCGTCCACCACTCtccctccgccgtcgccggagaaggCGGTCGATGTCCTCCCCGTGGACAGCCTCCTCAACATTCtccgtcgcctctccctcgccgaCCTTCTCCGTGCCGCCCTCGCCTGCCACCGATGGCGCCGCCTCGCCGCACGCTGCCTCCCCCGCACCGCCCCTCTCCTCGGCCACTTCTTCCACACCACAGCCACCGGTTTGCCGCCGCTCCTGCACACGGCATCCAAGGACACCGTCATCGACGCCCCCGCGGTCTTCGCTCCCCTCGACGCCTCCGCACCGAACCTCTCCCTCGACTTCGCTCCGGAGGCCTCCCGCTTCGTGCTCCACGACTGCCACCAAGGCCTCCTGCTTCTCGAACCGCTCGCGTCGCTTCCCAAGGGGATCCTCCCACGCCTCCTCGTCATCGACCCGGCCACCCGCCGCCGCGTGCTCCTCCCGCCGCCACCGCGCGACACGGTGCCCGACGACCAGCGCTGGCGCAGCTGCAGGCACTACGTCGGCTCCGGGCTTCTCTCCCGCGCGCACCAGAGCAAGCTCTGCTTCGAGGTCGTCTGCATCTCCATCGACGGCGGGCACCCCCGCGCCTGGGTCGCGTCCGTCGACGACGGCTAG